One stretch of Streptomyces sp. R21 DNA includes these proteins:
- a CDS encoding PRC-barrel domain-containing protein has protein sequence MIQAADIREWRTHDVVDAKGHRIGVLEAVYVDTATDEPAVVTVRTGLPTRRRLVFAPVHDALLGPGYVKIAYARSLVRKAPSIGTDDILPAEQEQAIFEHYGMTYQPGANGERKLARR, from the coding sequence ATGATCCAGGCAGCCGACATCCGCGAGTGGCGGACCCACGATGTCGTCGACGCGAAGGGGCACAGGATCGGCGTGCTCGAAGCGGTCTACGTGGACACCGCCACCGACGAACCAGCCGTGGTCACCGTACGGACCGGGCTGCCGACCCGTCGGCGCCTGGTCTTCGCGCCCGTCCACGACGCACTCCTGGGGCCGGGCTATGTAAAGATCGCCTACGCCAGGAGCCTGGTCAGGAAGGCTCCCTCGATCGGCACGGACGACATCCTGCCCGCCGAGCAGGAGCAAGCGATCTTCGAGCACTACGGCATGACATACCAGCCGGGCGCGAACGGCGAACGAAAGCTCGCACGCCGCTGA
- a CDS encoding hydrophobic protein, protein MILWMLLLLLILVVFGFGFTMQALWWVAAVLLAVWLAGFASRGRGGGRRSRR, encoded by the coding sequence ATGATCCTGTGGATGCTTCTCCTTCTGCTGATCCTGGTGGTGTTCGGGTTCGGCTTCACCATGCAGGCCCTTTGGTGGGTCGCCGCCGTACTCCTGGCCGTCTGGCTCGCCGGCTTCGCTAGCCGCGGGCGCGGCGGGGGCAGGCGCAGCCGCAGGTAA
- a CDS encoding PRC-barrel domain-containing protein, which translates to MIHAADVREWRDRDVVDAQSHKIGVLEAVYVDTTTDEPAMATVRTGLPTRHRLVFVPLADAIAGPDYLRVDYAKALVRQAPSIGTDDVLPAEQEEAIFKHYGLAYKPGAAGERQLARR; encoded by the coding sequence ATGATTCACGCAGCCGATGTCCGAGAGTGGCGTGACCGCGACGTCGTGGATGCGCAGTCGCACAAGATCGGTGTCCTGGAGGCGGTGTATGTGGACACCACCACGGATGAGCCGGCCATGGCCACGGTTCGTACCGGACTGCCCACGCGGCACCGGCTGGTCTTCGTCCCCTTGGCGGACGCGATCGCCGGGCCGGACTATCTCAGGGTCGACTATGCCAAAGCTCTGGTGAGGCAGGCTCCTTCGATCGGCACCGACGACGTGCTGCCCGCCGAGCAGGAGGAAGCGATCTTCAAGCACTACGGACTTGCCTACAAGCCCGGTGCGGCCGGCGAACGGCAACTGGCGCGCCGCTGA
- a CDS encoding ANTAR domain-containing protein, producing MHRIAVLPKDWWGLRAESSVEEDPAGEDVVALRNEIGELRRALAARAVVDQACGIVMVLAPCRRGPARNLLVDISRQCNTEPPDVAAALVATWEGEPLSRLMQRGLRRALRRLYAEGRVCDSPPADEPSGRGEGRERS from the coding sequence GTGCATCGCATAGCCGTGCTTCCGAAGGACTGGTGGGGGCTGAGGGCCGAGTCCTCGGTGGAGGAGGACCCGGCGGGTGAGGACGTCGTGGCCCTGCGCAACGAGATCGGCGAGCTGCGGCGGGCGCTGGCCGCCCGTGCGGTCGTCGACCAGGCCTGCGGCATCGTGATGGTCCTGGCCCCCTGCCGCCGTGGGCCGGCCAGGAACCTGCTGGTGGACATCTCGCGGCAGTGCAACACCGAACCGCCGGACGTGGCAGCGGCTCTGGTCGCCACCTGGGAGGGCGAGCCGCTCTCGCGGCTGATGCAGCGGGGGCTGCGGCGTGCGCTGCGGCGGCTCTACGCGGAAGGCCGAGTGTGCGACTCACCACCGGCGGATGAGCCGTCCGGAAGGGGAGAGGGAAGGGAAAGGTCATGA
- a CDS encoding DUF5994 family protein, with translation MTATMFHKPAVEDRIPASASPPLRLQLAPTGSNPALIDGAWWPRSRDLAAELPALVAVLDPLWGRITHVTVNPTFWPVIPRRIPVHGHVVRVGWFRAEQDPHKLLLFSYTVGRWDLLVIPPGTGAVTAARLMNTAKDPSRSLTASGLIQEAEFFRTAAEADWDSARERVWDSEGGQDADRTASRSPAHLHGSRP, from the coding sequence ATGACCGCAACCATGTTCCACAAACCTGCGGTCGAAGACCGGATCCCCGCATCCGCTTCGCCGCCACTGCGGCTCCAGCTCGCGCCAACCGGCAGCAACCCTGCCTTGATCGACGGCGCATGGTGGCCACGCTCCCGTGATCTGGCGGCTGAACTTCCGGCGCTCGTCGCGGTTCTCGACCCACTGTGGGGGCGGATCACGCATGTCACCGTGAACCCCACGTTCTGGCCGGTCATCCCCCGTAGGATCCCCGTCCACGGGCATGTGGTGAGGGTCGGCTGGTTCAGGGCCGAGCAGGACCCGCACAAGCTGCTTCTGTTCTCCTACACCGTCGGCCGCTGGGACCTCCTGGTGATCCCGCCCGGGACCGGTGCCGTCACGGCCGCCCGGCTGATGAACACAGCCAAGGATCCTTCGCGGAGTCTCACCGCGAGCGGCCTGATCCAGGAGGCGGAGTTCTTCCGGACCGCGGCCGAGGCCGACTGGGACTCTGCCCGGGAGCGGGTCTGGGACTCCGAAGGCGGGCAGGACGCCGACCGTACGGCCTCTCGCAGCCCCGCACACTTGCACGGATCGCGTCCGTAA